CCCATTTGTTGCAAATCtgcaatttaaaaaatgaatttatttaatttgttgcaaaaaatacaataaataatttcgAATTTCAGAAATAGAAAATACGgtaaatatctcataatttcccataatttacctacaataaaaaaattgctttagtttacaataatataattaaaataaatataaaccatctaaacataaaaatatactgaattaaaaaaataaaatagaaacataCCGATTAGTTTCTTtcaaacaacctataaaattatataacaacaaatttaatcaacattttaataaatcaataaaagcatcaaataaataaaaatcaaataaaattacattatataaaaatcacattaaaaaatcacaaaacactaaactaaacactaacaatttatataacctaatcatcaattactaacaaaataactataaaattacctttttatttaaattgctttactaaaaatcacaaaacactaaactaaacactaacaatttatataacctaatcataaattactaacaaaataattataaaattactttttaaaaattacattacttaaaaatcacaaaacctaaactaaacactaacaatttataATCTAGTcccataaattactaacaaaataaataactacaacatttaaaaaaaaagaaattacattactaaaaataacaaaacacaaaacactaacaatttataacctaatcataaactactaacaaaataactataaaattattatttttaaattacattacTAAAACTCacaaaacacaacaatttataataaattactaacaaaatatttaacaaaataattttacattaataaaaatcactaaatactaaactaaacacaataatttataacataatcctaaattactaacaaattaattttaaaataattataaaacccaaaaaattacattaataaaaatattaaactaaaaccataaatactaaacataaacaatttataaataataattaataacaaaaaaattcacagcatcttaattaaactctttaaattaaaaacaaaattaaaattatttactaaaataatacattacctttttttttctttctttcttcttcttcttcttttttttcttctcctttctctcttttcttcccCACACACCGGTGCTTCATCTTGGGGGACCATGCTTATAAGGTCCCccatttcaaaagaaaatttcccTTTTGAAAGGACTAAACATTGCCTTGGCAGTGTGTTCTGCGCAGGGGGCAAGGGAAGGCTGGGATGCTGGGCATTCAGCGTACAAGGGTGAGGGGACTAGTCACACCAATGCTGCCTACCTGGCAGGCGCGGCACCAGTGCCGCCTATCTGACAAGCCTGATTGGTGCTGCCAATCCAGGTGGCGTTACACGCGCGGGTATTTTTAACCCGTATTTCAACCCGTTGACTGTATTTTGACCcgatatatataaaaatatttttttaaaataaaataatattttttaaagtaaaaaagattataaaaaaagGTGGTGGCGCTTATGAGAAAGGCTCCACCCAAAAAACATACTAGTTTGGTAAATAAATTTTGCTCATAGcctattttagtatttaatatttttatattatttgggtaAATTAACCGTAAAATTGCTTAGTATATATTAACAcgttttattttagtcatttgaagcattaaatttttaatagtattgATATCATGTTCATTTTAGTCACGCAATTTCTAAGTTGCATTCATtgaggtaaaaaaattaaagtgaaaacaaaaacataaactaaaataatgcattaaaatttgtcaaattatacttgtttattccattcttgaaaattttaagtttgttttttttcaatattaaaattttaaatttcaaaatatcaaaatcaattaattaaatttttaaattttatatcccTTGATAATGTCAAATTGACAACTTATGGTTacaataatattgaaattaattaagttaattaattaattcaacatccttctaaattttaaaattttattttatgtttctagattatttttaactaaatcaaCTTTGTCTATAGAACTTGAATTTCTTGTTTTTTGTAGAAAAATATTCAAGTTtcataaacaaatattaaatatgatctCAAATTTTTCATGCTAAGCTAAAAGCAAATAACAAATTCTTacaattaattacattaattgcTTGTTCTTCATTTATGTAAGGAAGTGATAAAAATTTTCGTATTTGGTTTGGCatagaagataaaattaattaatttaattaattgtatgaattttttcttttagcttAGCCCAATAGATTcaatattatataatcaaaataattttgagtttagtagacaattattaaagatagttatttgagttgattttaatttgaaagcgtaaaataaaaatttaaattttagaaagaaattaaattaattaattaattaatttcaatattatagttAAAAATTGGCTAACAAgggataaaaattttcaataatttatttaattgattttgaggTGGTAAACAActaaacaagtacaatttgaGCCAACAATCTCTTAGCCTAGTGATTAGAGTATTTGTGTTATGGCATGAGAGCTTGGGTTCAATCTTTCAATCCCAAGCAACCCCACCCTTAACcccaattacaaaaaaaagggtacaatttgacatttttttaatgcattcttttagtttttatctttttttcacTTCaagctttaatatttttttgctcTGATCAatacttaaagaaaaaggaattttttttggatgaccaaaatgaaagtgtaaatatgatGTGCCATGTACAGTTAACTGTCGTTAAAGATTTAAtgcttaagtgactaaaatgaaatcaccctaaaaattgagtgacaaaattacaaaaatttattttaaataaccaAAAAGTTGAATGACTAACTAGAATAGTTTACCCAATTgctaaacatattatttaatagattaTTCTATTATCTTAGGTTGATTTTATTagaatgtaaattttattatttaattgaagaaatataaaagcaaaaaattattaaattgttattattgtaGAATAGTATTGTTTGGAAAATATGTGTAAGTATCATAGGCAtgtgaaaaactttggaaagaTTTTATGAATgctatgttattattaaattgcTTAAAGCTGTTTTCTTTTATACCAGTTGTTTGTATAGGtttataaaataactaaaacaaattattaaaaatatgtaaaatataaaaatttattgattaatatGAGCCGATAGTTGAAATCAAATTGATCGATCGATTCAGTTaagttaatttcaatttaaacgATTTTATTGATTAAACTGGTTGAaggattagtttatttaattatgttgatCAGTTATCgttcattaaatttcaaaattgaattcattgacttaatatttaaatattattatattcataagtcggttaaatatatttattttaaataagttgaTTAAGCAACTCAATCAACTTCAGAGTTAAGTTGATTTATACcataaattagaaagaaaaaaataaactaaattcatGGAATTGACAATTTGTGTACCCGTACGAATGGATTAATAATGAGTAATATAAGGTAGATGAGTAGGAAGAATTGTAGTGTAGTGGAGAGgtccaaattttcaaaaagcagTCTTCCCACTCCACTTTAGAGAAAGTTACTAAGGCCCCGTTCTCCTCTACTTTTCAAACGGacttttgtaataaaaattcCTTTTCTCTTAACAGCGAAGAAGAATGGCCATCGTTTCAGAACTATTTTCACCATCTAAAAAGTACTTTTTGGCTGATGaagaagttaaaaatttcaacttttctttAGCCAAAAGTCTGTTTGGCTGATAATTTCCCATTTTAACCTATCTTCTCCCCCAAAaaagtttcttttctttggttCTTTGGAGCTCTATACCcattttttcacattttcacttTCAAAGTTCTTTGTTCaggttctttgttcctcttccgccggtgagttttttttcttcttcttctctttaatTATTTCCTCAGGTTctgattgtttgatttttacAGGAATTTTACAGAAATTAATTGACTGATTACTTTGAAAATTAATCAGGGAAAATTCTGGATTACTGCTTTGCTTTACTGCTTCTTTTGCTTTACTGCTTGTGCCTTACTACTTTACTTCGTTTGCTTTACTGCTTTCGATTAGAATCAGGGAAAATTCTGGCTTACTGCTTTCGATTAGAATTTTCAGGGAAAATTCTGGATTACTGCTTTGCTTTACTGTCTTACTGCTTTAACTATTAGTTGTGCCTCTGCTGCTTTTTTAGTtgatgaaaacaaaagaaatatagactaaatatttgaatatttaatagatTAAATACTGATTGCTTTATTGATTGCTAAATCCCCAGGAGTGTGTATCAATTTGGTTGCCGATACATATTACGCTCTATTCACTTCTATGTGATAGATTGAATATTTGAGGGAGAgaataatactaaatttaacTATAGACTTTAAGTACATATTGAGAGGAGACTGCTATAAACATGCATTAGGGGTTGATTAGAAAACTAGAGCAATTTTAAGTCACAGAGagaattcaattaataatatgaAGAGAGTCATGGAACTGCTAAACTGTTAGGATTGTCTCCAGACCACTGAACCACCAAGCAATTCTTATTGAACTTATACCTGAAAAGACATTAATAGAACTAGCAAAATAGGATGCAATAGAACCAGCAACAACATGTGCAGGAGCTAGCTTTCCAAGCTTTTCCTCCAAACCTGGAGCTGTAGCCTGTAATAGAATTAAAGTTCAACAATACCATTATTCATTGATTAACATCGAAAATAAAACCTTTACATAAGCAAAATCAATGAAAAAGATTCAGAGATTGATAAATAAActacaaaaaatcaaatagcATGCAAAACAAacctccactgcaactttagaccAAGCTCTTTTCTTTATATCCATCAAGTTCATCCCTGCACCATCAATTGTATCAAAACAAGCATAGGCCCCTAAGAATAGACATGCCATGAAAGAGCTAACAAGAGAGATCTTCTCAGTGTTCTCATAAGTTTCTTGTTGTGTCTCAAATATCTTCCGAATTGGATAAGTGTTAGGtaacttaagaaaaaaaataacagaatggGAAATTCCAAATTGGGTGAGACAGAGAGGCAACTTTCTTCAAAGTAAGTTTGAATGGCAGTTATACTTTCCTCCTTATCTTCAATGATCAAATCCCATTATGTGTACAATCATTATAACACTACCAACTCAGAACCATCTAACTTTCAACATTCTGTATTAATGCTTTTTTAGGCCCCATTAAACACATGCTCTTTACCTCTATGCTCAGCTTTGCCTAAAACCACCCAAATGGCGGTCACCACCATATTCTGAATCATTTTTGTCTCACATTTAAATGCAAATCCACAACAGTTTCCATAAGTTAAGCTTATTCATCTCCAATCACCACTGCCATGACAAGGTGCAACAGGTGTTGCTTGCACTACTCCACGAAAATAGTGAATCTCATCATGAATTTTCTTGGGATTGCAATCATTGTTTACTCCCTTTGGCACCAAAAAAAGTGGAATATTGGTGTTTGACACTGTACAATTGTCATAGCAAGTCAGATTAACAAATAGATAACATCCATTTTCTGAGTTCCTCTTTAAATGTCTGTATCTTtatagaattgtaaatcatttaaattttccttcttttcttggCAGTTTGACTTACGTTATGGGGCAAAGAGGTCACTAGCTGATCGTCCTAGACTTACTCTGGCCTTGAAATCATGTGATATCAGTTCTACTAGACCTCATTTACTCATTGTTGGTGGGAAGTATGTAGCTGATCTTTCcttcctttattatttattatttgctttTTTTGTTCTCTGCTAATCTTGTatttgaatgtttgaagtgaTGCATTTGCTCGACTATATTATAGAAGGATGTTGCCACCATTGACCTCTTGCCAGAAAAGAATGTTACCACCTACTAGTGTTAATTATTTTTGCCCAATGCATCTCTCTGACCGTGTTAGTTTTGAAATTCTTTGTTAGTTCTTACTCTTGTTGACTTCTTTCTTAGAAATATCTCTggtaaattttatgatttcttCTCATCAGgaccaagttttattttgtatagTGTGGACTTATGAATAGATAGTCCTGAATGATGTAACTATTCAATTAGCAAATGATAATAATTCTCTGCttgttttccttttctattCATTATTGGTAAGTGAGTGAGCTTCTCATCTTCATTAGGTCACtattgactagtttgctcttaCTGGAATCTTTTACTTTATTACTCTGCacattgaaaaaaaagttttgttgGATGTTTAAAGTTAAAAGTGTGGATAGGAGTCAGTTGTGAACTGCTGATTGTTATCAATTGACATCCCCATTAGTAACACTgctttaatacattttaaaataaaattatacaaatgtgttaaaaacattaattaaaaattaaaaataattccgGAATAATACAATtatgtcaatatctaattacaaatatttaattattatatttaaatatttaaatatagtttataattctaattaaatttaataaataattaatattaattacttagaaatatttaaaattaatattatatattaaaatattaacaataagttataataaattattttttatatttttgctaaaatatcataatattaactaatttgaacattatttaaatacatatttgttactttataaactcatgtctaaaatggacattttatttctcaaaagcactttttgacagcaataacaaacactcaaattttttaaaagcacttctcaaaagcacttcttaaaagcacttttctacagcacttttcaaaagtaatgaagaactggccctaagCCAGGTTGACTTCCTCTTTACCACTTTTATCTTCCCTACACGCATGAGTTAGGAATTCTTcgcttttttatttatttttaaataatgtaaatgATGCTACTGaggtgtttttttatttcaaaggaGAGTACCAAATTTCTTGAGTCTTGTATAGGGGACAAAAAAATTAGATGGATCATAattgaaatttgaccattataTTAGTAatgcaaaaaaatcaaaaatagttatgaaatgtgtcataaaagaaaatgtcaTATAAAagggataaatcttaaaattatacatgaattttgatttattgtgtaattgtatacataaactttaatttggtgcaattataacgtgaaactctaattgtgattcaaatgtatactttgaattttaattttgatttaatcatacacatttaaagaaataaatacatcaatttatttttatattggataaatataattatttatgtatgtagtatataaatataaaatgatgttatatcaataattgtgttaataatttacaagaatgggatcaaatcaaaatttcatgtataaaattacacaaaagcAAAGTCCATGTATAGAATTGCATGTTAAACCATAGTTGATATATAATTTAGGTATTTATCtatctttttaaatattgtaatcaggatgaaaagaaaaatctaaattaattatcttatcattaattgaatttaaatcaaAGTGTCTAAATAATAAGTATGGCCTTCTTAATTCATTTCTGATTCTTTTATAAACACTTACTTAAGAACGTATATAACTTAacaatagttttaatttttatttttgagtaaatataattagagaatttatttatttaaatttattgttattttaaatccttcaaaaaattattatatagttATATTATCCAATGAATAAAATTGAGTATAAgagttattataaatatttaaagcaatcttttaaaaattaaatgcaagatttaaacaaaaaatgtaTTATCTACCTTTATTATccaaaactaataaattaaatatatattagaattgattttttaaaaaataaacttattttaacatttttaattgttttctattaaataagtggttggatttgaagaaaaaaaaataggcaCACTGATGAATATtagaaatatgataattttagctattgaTGTGTTTCAAGTTGTGaatgtaattttgaatttagcAGATATTTGTTATGGTTCAAGACATCTGGTGGATCAATGCAGTGGGCCAGTCACTTATTGGGCTGCATTAGAAGGTTAATTGAAATTGTGTGCAGAAGGGAGTTGTTGAAACGATGGAGGGaattttgttttggctatttttgttaatataacTGCTTAGATAACTATCAAgctatttccttatttttcactttcttttctgttttgtCCTTTTCATCCTTTAAATTCGGTGTAATGGTCTTTTGCATCATTCTTATGAAATATAttggaattaaatttatttctttttcatgtaATTCTTCTCTATCAAattactttttctctttttcgaCCGTGTTCTTAACAAGGTATCAGAGCTTCAGTGTTGTCCATGGTTGGGGATGGGGTTACTACTCGAGCGAAGGATGTGTAAGTGCTACAACGAAAACTGGTCAAAGTCCAAGGGGAGTTGTCTCATATGGATGCTAAGTGGGATGGTAAACTGGAAAGTCGATTGCAGATGTTTGAAGATAATATGTGCCAAGAGATGAGGTCCTTATTTGAGCAGTTTTTCGGTAGTTCTTCCATGACAACTGCAAAAGGTAAAGGAGTCTTGGGAGGACCTCCCCCAAGATTTGCCCTAAAAAGAAACTATAGAGATGCCTCCACCAGTGGTCAATACTCAAGAACAAAGACCTTCCTTCAAGAGCGTCCTTACATATTAGAGTGCCCGAGATTTGATAGAACAGATTTTAGGGGATGGTGGTCTAAGCTTGAACAATATTTTGTTGCTAAAGGTATGCTAGAAGGGGACAAAATACGTACCGTTATCCTGTATCTTGAGGGTAAAGCTTTGGATTGGCGCTATTTGCACATGCAGAAACAAGGAGACCCTAACTTGCTAGAATAACTGATTTATGCTCGTAGTTTGAAGGAGCACTTTAGGTTCAGCATTTTGTAAGATTCGATGTCAGAGTTGGTGACTTTGAGACAATAAGGATTAGTGGATTCCTACCATGATCAATTTGTAAGTATACTCACTCAGTTGCAACTACCTGAGTCATATGCCCTAAATATCTTTGTTAGCAATTTGAAGATAGAGATAAGAAAATACTAATAACTTTTTAGACTAAGTACCCTGGTAGAAGCCTTTCACATTGCTACACAAGTAGAAGATATCTTAGACTCTACTCCTAAGAAGGGATTCTTGGCAGGAGCTATTTCTCTGTCTAAGTTTAGCCCATTTCCTCATACTGCTACTAGATCCCTAGTCAAGCCATTTCAAGTTCACCTGGACAGTTAGCTTAGTCTAAAGGAACCATTAAAGGAATAAATCCAGCTCTTATAGCTGAAAGGAAACAGAATGGGCTATGTTTTTTGTGCGGTGCCAAATATCACATGGGACACAAGTGTGTTAAGAGCCAACTGTATCAAGTGCTGTTGGATTCAACTGGTGAGGGAGAGGTGGAAGAATTTCAAGAATGCTCAGAACAATTAGAAGATTCCACTACTGAAGGAGACTAGGCAAAATTACCAGTGGTGTCTCTTCATGTAATCAAGGGCTACCTAGGTCCCCATACTATGAGATTTGAAGCCAATATGGGAAAAATCAGTGCCATTTTTCTGGTGGACTCTAGTAGTATCCAAAATTTTTTGAGTAATAGCCTAATGAAAAAAATAGCACTTCTAGTGCACCAACACCATCAATTGAAGGTAATTGTGGCTGATGGGAGACAACTATTTACT
The Gossypium raimondii isolate GPD5lz chromosome 8, ASM2569854v1, whole genome shotgun sequence DNA segment above includes these coding regions:
- the LOC105791545 gene encoding xylulose kinase 2 is translated as MACLFLGAYACFDTIDGAGMNLMDIKKRAWSKVAVEATAPGLEEKLGKLAPAHVVAGSIASYFASSINVFSGISSIRIAWWFSGLETILTV
- the LOC105791544 gene encoding protein ALTERED SEED GERMINATION 2-like encodes the protein MQIHNSFHKLSLFISNHHCHDKVQQFDLRYGAKRSLADRPRLTLALKSCDISSTRPHLLIVGGNDAFARLYYRRMLPPLTSCQKRMLPPTSVNYFCPMHLSDRVSFEILC